A part of Candidatus Deferrimicrobium borealis genomic DNA contains:
- a CDS encoding ABC transporter ATP-binding protein gives MLRIKNLESGYGRLKVLRKITMHIGDGEIVTIIGANGAGKTTLLRTVSGLIPARSGEILFDTKEIGELPPEQIVFLGCSLVPEGRQLFAPMTVKENILLGAYPQYRRKRGDQVWDDLERVYGIFPRLRERERQLAGTLSGGEQQMLAIARALMARPRLIMMDEPSMGLAPLVIKDIFSIVERLRGEGSTVLLVEQNAKAALGIADRGYVLETGRIIMQGTAEDLLSNREVQRAYLGRDLDAEGTM, from the coding sequence ATGCTGAGGATCAAGAACCTCGAGTCCGGATACGGCAGGTTGAAGGTGCTCAGGAAGATCACGATGCACATCGGGGACGGAGAGATCGTCACGATCATCGGGGCGAACGGGGCCGGGAAGACGACCCTCCTGAGGACGGTCTCGGGACTGATCCCGGCGCGATCGGGCGAGATTCTCTTCGACACGAAGGAGATCGGGGAGCTGCCCCCGGAACAGATCGTCTTCCTCGGCTGCTCGCTCGTCCCCGAGGGACGCCAGCTCTTCGCTCCCATGACGGTAAAGGAGAACATCCTCCTGGGCGCCTACCCGCAATACCGCAGAAAGCGCGGCGATCAGGTATGGGACGACCTCGAGCGCGTCTACGGGATCTTCCCCCGCCTCAGGGAGCGCGAGCGGCAGCTCGCCGGGACGCTCTCCGGGGGCGAACAGCAGATGCTCGCCATCGCGAGGGCGCTCATGGCCCGCCCCCGGCTGATCATGATGGACGAGCCGTCGATGGGGCTGGCGCCGTTGGTCATCAAGGACATCTTCTCGATCGTCGAGAGGCTCCGAGGGGAAGGCAGCACGGTTCTGCTCGTCGAGCAGAACGCGAAGGCCGCGCTGGGCATCGCGGACCGCGGGTATGTTCTTGAAACCGGAAGGATTATCATGCAGGGGACGGCGGAAGACCTCCTCTCGAACCGCGAGGTGCAACGGGCCTACCTGGGCCGGGATCTTGACGCGGAAGGAACGATGTAG
- a CDS encoding phenylacetate--CoA ligase, with protein sequence MYWEQDKECMDREELEQLQLERLQSTLNRVYAHVPFYRKKFDALGITPEDIGSLADLAHLPFTTKADLRDNYPYGLFAVPMREVVRIHASSGTTGAVTVVGYTRNDIRTWSNLVARILTAGGVTKDDVVQIAFGYGLFTGAFGLHYGAERIGASVIPASSGKTERQIQIMKDFKTTALVSTPSYALLVGETMQEMGIPVSALSLRYGLFGAEPWSDSMRQEIEGRLGIVATDNYGLSEVIGPGVSGECQKRQGLHINEDHFLVEVIDPENLRPAPPGETGELVITSLTKEAFPMIRYRTRDVTSLLPGPCPCGRTGRRMSRVTGRTDDMLIIKGVNVFPSQIEHVLFEIEGTEPHYQIVIDRKGAMDEATVLVEAGESIFFDQMRRQGEMVDTIRKRLAHELGISVVVKLVEKKTLGRSEGKAKRVVDLRKL encoded by the coding sequence ATGTACTGGGAACAGGACAAGGAGTGCATGGATCGGGAGGAACTCGAGCAGCTGCAGCTCGAGCGGCTGCAGTCGACGCTCAACCGCGTCTACGCGCACGTCCCGTTCTACCGGAAGAAGTTCGACGCCCTGGGGATCACCCCCGAGGACATCGGGTCCCTCGCGGACCTGGCGCACCTTCCCTTCACGACGAAGGCGGATCTTCGGGACAACTACCCGTACGGGCTGTTCGCCGTGCCGATGCGGGAGGTGGTGCGCATCCATGCCTCCTCCGGCACGACCGGCGCGGTCACCGTTGTCGGGTACACGCGCAACGACATCCGGACGTGGAGCAACCTGGTCGCGCGGATCCTGACGGCGGGGGGCGTCACCAAGGACGACGTCGTCCAGATCGCCTTCGGGTACGGCCTGTTCACCGGGGCCTTCGGGCTCCATTACGGCGCGGAGCGGATCGGCGCCTCGGTCATCCCCGCCTCCAGCGGGAAGACGGAGCGCCAGATCCAGATCATGAAAGACTTCAAGACGACCGCGCTCGTCTCCACGCCTTCCTACGCGCTGCTGGTCGGGGAAACGATGCAGGAGATGGGAATCCCGGTCTCCGCCCTGTCGCTGCGCTACGGGCTGTTCGGCGCGGAGCCGTGGTCCGATTCGATGCGCCAGGAAATCGAAGGCAGGCTCGGGATCGTGGCCACCGACAATTACGGGCTCTCCGAGGTCATCGGACCCGGGGTCTCGGGCGAGTGCCAGAAACGGCAGGGTCTCCACATCAACGAGGACCATTTTCTCGTCGAGGTGATCGATCCCGAGAATCTGCGGCCGGCGCCGCCCGGGGAAACGGGCGAACTGGTGATCACCTCGCTCACCAAGGAAGCGTTCCCGATGATCCGGTACCGGACGCGCGACGTGACCAGCCTGTTGCCGGGCCCGTGCCCGTGCGGTCGGACGGGCCGCCGGATGAGCCGCGTAACCGGACGCACCGACGACATGCTGATCATCAAGGGGGTCAATGTCTTTCCGTCGCAGATCGAGCATGTCCTGTTCGAGATCGAGGGGACGGAGCCGCACTACCAGATCGTCATCGACCGGAAAGGCGCGATGGACGAGGCGACGGTGCTGGTGGAGGCGGGGGAGTCGATCTTCTTCGACCAGATGCGGCGCCAGGGGGAGATGGTGGATACGATCCGGAAACGGCTGGCGCACGAACTGGGGATCTCCGTGGTCGTAAAGCTCGTGGAAAAGAAGACCCTCGGGCGGTCCGAGGGGAAGGCGAAGCGCGTGGTCGATCTCAGGAAACTGTAG
- the rsmI gene encoding 16S rRNA (cytidine(1402)-2'-O)-methyltransferase: MSFGTLYVVATPLGNLEDITFRAVRVLKEAPVIACEDTRRTVKLLNRYEIRTPMVVFHEYNKARAGAGILRRLREGESVALVSDAGTPAISDPGYDLVRDAVAGGIPVEVIPGPSALVAALVVSGLPTDHFAFEGFLPNRAVRRRKALASLSRETRTMIFYESPHRLASFLADASAELGERRACVVRELTKVHEEIVRGTLPELSAEIAGRSSVLGEVTVVVAGAPKTVELSVEEIVRAAIEDGSGSSRDLAKEISERTGLSRKEVYEEILRQRAQ, from the coding sequence GTGAGTTTCGGGACGCTGTACGTCGTGGCGACGCCGCTGGGGAACCTGGAGGACATCACCTTCCGCGCCGTGCGCGTCCTCAAGGAGGCGCCGGTGATCGCCTGCGAGGACACGCGCCGCACGGTGAAGCTGCTCAACCGCTACGAGATCCGGACGCCGATGGTCGTCTTCCACGAGTACAACAAGGCGCGGGCCGGGGCGGGGATCCTCCGCCGCCTCCGCGAAGGGGAGAGCGTGGCGCTCGTCTCCGACGCCGGCACTCCCGCCATCTCGGACCCGGGGTACGACCTGGTCCGGGACGCCGTCGCCGGGGGGATTCCCGTGGAGGTGATCCCCGGTCCGTCGGCCCTCGTGGCCGCCCTGGTGGTCTCCGGCCTGCCCACCGACCACTTCGCCTTCGAGGGCTTTCTCCCGAACCGCGCGGTGAGGCGCCGCAAGGCCCTCGCGTCCCTTTCGCGCGAGACGCGCACGATGATCTTCTACGAGTCCCCGCACCGGCTCGCCTCGTTCCTCGCGGACGCCTCGGCCGAGCTTGGCGAGCGACGGGCCTGCGTCGTGCGGGAGTTGACGAAGGTGCACGAGGAGATCGTTCGAGGGACGTTGCCGGAGCTGTCGGCGGAGATCGCCGGGCGGTCGAGCGTCCTCGGCGAGGTCACCGTGGTGGTGGCCGGCGCGCCGAAGACGGTGGAACTTTCGGTGGAAGAGATCGTCCGGGCCGCGATCGAGGACGGCTCGGGGTCGTCCCGGGACCTCGCGAAGGAGATCTCCGAGCGCACCGGGCTCTCGCGGAAGGAAGTCTACGAGGAGATCCTGCGGCAACGAGCGCAATAG
- a CDS encoding zinc-binding dehydrogenase: protein MKAAFFREHGGPERVEFGDLPEPAVGPGQVRVRVRAAALNHLDIFVRNGIPGIPVALPHVMGSDGAGVVEATGAGVTRVKPGDEVVLNPGVNCGECEFCLSGEHSLCVTFQLLGEHVAGTFADIVVAPAVNAYPKPAGLSWEESAAFPLTFLTAWRMLVTKARVKPGESLLIVGIGGGVAVAALQIAKRLGLTVFVTSGSPGKLDRAKALGANAGIDHGKTDFSREIRKLTGKRGADVVLDSVGKATWKQSIAAAARGGRLLTCGATTGPDPQTDLGRIFWNQLTVYGSTMGTHAEFAGMLKLFGDGTMKPVVDAVFPLSETGEALRRLEEKRQFGKIVLRVG from the coding sequence ATGAAAGCCGCATTCTTCCGTGAACACGGCGGGCCGGAGCGCGTCGAGTTCGGCGACCTTCCGGAACCGGCCGTCGGGCCGGGGCAGGTCCGCGTGCGGGTCAGGGCGGCCGCGCTCAACCACCTCGACATCTTCGTACGGAACGGTATCCCCGGCATCCCGGTGGCGCTCCCCCACGTGATGGGATCGGACGGGGCCGGCGTGGTCGAGGCGACGGGCGCCGGGGTCACCCGGGTGAAGCCCGGCGACGAAGTCGTGCTGAACCCCGGGGTCAACTGCGGGGAGTGCGAATTCTGCCTTTCGGGGGAGCACTCGCTTTGCGTCACCTTCCAACTCCTCGGGGAGCACGTCGCGGGGACGTTCGCGGACATCGTCGTCGCCCCCGCGGTGAACGCCTACCCGAAGCCGGCCGGCCTCTCCTGGGAGGAGTCGGCGGCGTTCCCGCTCACATTCCTCACCGCGTGGCGGATGCTCGTCACGAAGGCGCGGGTGAAACCCGGCGAGTCGCTCCTGATCGTCGGCATCGGCGGAGGCGTCGCGGTAGCCGCGCTGCAGATCGCGAAGCGCCTCGGCCTCACGGTATTCGTCACCTCGGGGAGTCCGGGGAAACTCGACCGCGCGAAGGCGCTCGGCGCGAATGCCGGGATCGACCACGGCAAGACGGACTTCTCCAGGGAGATTCGCAAACTCACGGGGAAGCGCGGGGCCGATGTCGTCCTCGATTCGGTGGGAAAAGCCACGTGGAAGCAGTCGATCGCGGCCGCGGCCCGGGGGGGGCGGCTCCTCACCTGCGGCGCCACCACCGGTCCCGATCCGCAGACGGACCTCGGGCGCATCTTCTGGAACCAGCTGACCGTGTACGGCTCCACCATGGGGACGCACGCGGAATTCGCGGGGATGCTGAAGCTTTTCGGCGACGGAACGATGAAACCGGTCGTCGACGCGGTCTTCCCGTTGTCGGAGACCGGGGAGGCGCTCCGGCGCCTCGAGGAGAAGCGCCAGTTCGGGAAGATCGTTCTGCGGGTCGGTTGA
- a CDS encoding sigma-54 dependent transcriptional regulator translates to MIQNPLKRILVVDDEPMIVSLLSTILREKGWDVSEARSGTDGIDQLDRVRFDVILTDLVMPGDSGIDLLRAAKEIHPDVEVILMTGYANADTAIEAMRNGAFHYIMKPLKAEEVLHLVEKAYSQRQMQRENRFLKSEIRAAHHVQSIVGDSTPILGLIATLQGIAGVDSPVLLTGERGTGRGFFARIVHFHSRRSGELCVPVYCEGVPEETLVAELFGTPGVIGDKTSVPHSGKMELANHGTLYLADFAEAGRGVLERIHRVIAEKTMVPDGGAGPITLDVRLIASSAVPAEELARRGNVPPTLLKALEPGIVRIPALREHLEDIPLLLHHFLQEANRERKKSLHGFTSSALSALETYNWPGNVRELRDLVRAISGKKKQGTMIDATEIPPEILYRNLRRHSSQ, encoded by the coding sequence ATGATCCAGAATCCCTTGAAGCGGATCCTGGTCGTCGACGACGAGCCGATGATCGTCTCCCTCCTCTCCACGATCCTCCGGGAGAAGGGATGGGACGTCAGCGAGGCGCGTTCCGGAACGGATGGGATCGACCAGCTGGACCGGGTCCGGTTCGACGTCATCCTCACCGACCTCGTCATGCCGGGGGACAGCGGCATCGACCTGCTGCGGGCGGCCAAGGAGATCCACCCCGACGTCGAGGTGATCCTCATGACCGGGTACGCCAACGCGGACACCGCCATCGAGGCGATGCGCAACGGCGCCTTCCACTACATCATGAAACCGCTGAAGGCCGAGGAGGTGCTGCACCTCGTCGAGAAGGCGTACTCCCAGCGACAGATGCAGCGGGAGAACCGGTTCCTGAAATCGGAAATCCGCGCCGCCCACCATGTCCAGTCCATCGTCGGTGACAGCACGCCCATCCTGGGGCTGATCGCCACCCTCCAGGGGATCGCGGGGGTGGACAGCCCGGTGCTGCTCACCGGGGAGCGGGGCACCGGGCGCGGCTTCTTCGCCCGCATCGTGCACTTCCACAGCCGGCGGTCCGGGGAACTGTGCGTCCCGGTCTACTGCGAGGGCGTTCCGGAAGAGACGCTCGTCGCGGAGCTGTTCGGGACCCCGGGGGTTATCGGGGACAAGACGTCCGTCCCCCATTCGGGAAAGATGGAACTCGCGAACCACGGGACGCTCTACCTCGCCGATTTCGCCGAGGCGGGGCGGGGGGTCCTGGAGCGGATCCACCGGGTCATTGCCGAGAAGACGATGGTTCCGGACGGTGGGGCGGGACCGATCACGCTCGACGTCCGCCTCATTGCTTCCAGCGCGGTCCCCGCGGAGGAACTGGCCCGGCGGGGAAACGTTCCGCCGACGCTGCTCAAAGCGCTGGAGCCGGGGATCGTGCGCATCCCCGCGCTGCGGGAGCACCTCGAGGACATACCGCTGCTTCTGCACCATTTTCTTCAGGAGGCGAACCGGGAGCGGAAGAAATCGCTCCACGGGTTCACTTCCTCCGCCCTCTCGGCTCTCGAAACGTACAACTGGCCCGGGAACGTCCGGGAATTGCGGGATCTCGTCCGGGCCATCTCGGGAAAGAAGAAGCAGGGAACGATGATCGACGCAACGGAAATCCCGCCCGAGATCCTGTACCGGAATCTCCGTCGGCATTCATCGCAGTAA
- the amrS gene encoding AmmeMemoRadiSam system radical SAM enzyme produces MASTSATDKVAAHWVPDGDAVRCGLCPHRCRIAEGKAGICGVRENRGGTLFAATYGKVASVAVDPIEKKPLFHFHPGARILSTGSVGCNFRCEFCQNWQLVLRRAPVERVGIDDLLRTARRENSVGIAYTYNEPLIQFEFVLECAKAFRAAGRKNVLVTNGYVCPEPLAELLPFVDAMNIDLKSMDPAFYRRICGGDLDPVLATIRTAAKATHVELTTLLYTGHNDADDQVRKVVDFIAETDREIPLHISRYFPMHRATAPPTPPDRLASAYRIARERLPYVYVGNVHLPGTEDTVCPGCGATVIRREGYRIDARGLSGDRCAACGVRLRFVV; encoded by the coding sequence ATGGCTTCGACATCCGCTACTGACAAGGTCGCGGCACACTGGGTCCCGGACGGGGACGCCGTGCGGTGCGGGCTGTGCCCCCACCGGTGCCGGATCGCGGAGGGAAAGGCCGGGATCTGCGGGGTCCGCGAGAACCGGGGGGGGACGCTCTTCGCGGCCACGTACGGGAAGGTCGCCTCCGTCGCGGTCGACCCCATCGAGAAGAAGCCGCTGTTCCACTTCCACCCCGGCGCCCGCATCCTCTCCACCGGTTCCGTCGGGTGCAACTTCCGGTGCGAGTTCTGCCAGAACTGGCAGCTCGTCCTGCGCCGCGCCCCGGTCGAACGGGTGGGGATCGACGATCTGCTCCGAACGGCGCGCCGGGAGAATTCGGTCGGGATCGCCTACACCTACAACGAGCCGCTCATCCAGTTCGAGTTCGTCCTCGAATGCGCCAAGGCGTTCCGGGCGGCGGGGAGGAAGAACGTCCTGGTCACCAACGGGTACGTTTGCCCGGAACCGCTGGCCGAGCTCCTCCCCTTCGTGGACGCGATGAACATCGACCTGAAGTCGATGGACCCCGCCTTCTACCGGAGAATCTGCGGAGGGGATCTCGACCCGGTCCTTGCGACGATCCGGACGGCCGCGAAGGCGACCCACGTCGAGCTCACCACGCTCCTCTACACGGGGCACAACGACGCGGACGATCAGGTCCGGAAGGTGGTCGACTTCATCGCGGAGACGGACCGGGAGATCCCGCTCCATATCTCACGCTACTTTCCGATGCACCGCGCCACCGCCCCTCCGACGCCTCCGGACCGGCTCGCTTCGGCGTACCGCATCGCCCGGGAACGGCTCCCGTACGTCTACGTCGGGAACGTGCACCTTCCGGGGACGGAGGATACGGTTTGCCCGGGGTGCGGTGCGACCGTCATCCGCCGGGAGGGGTACCGAATCGACGCGCGCGGCCTCTCCGGAGACCGGTGCGCCGCCTGCGGCGTGCGCCTGCGATTCGTGGTATAA
- a CDS encoding acylphosphatase, translating into MPGGKGAPMAEIAEAHVIVSGRVQGVWFRGNTQRAASAAGVHGWVRNLPDRRVEAVLQGERAAVESVIEFMRTGPPGAAVTDCVVSWRPAGERIHGFDIRY; encoded by the coding sequence ATGCCGGGGGGAAAGGGGGCGCCGATGGCCGAGATCGCCGAGGCGCACGTCATCGTCTCGGGCCGTGTGCAGGGAGTCTGGTTCCGGGGAAACACGCAGCGCGCGGCCTCCGCCGCCGGCGTCCACGGGTGGGTGCGCAATCTCCCCGACCGCCGCGTGGAGGCGGTCCTCCAGGGAGAGCGCGCCGCGGTGGAGAGCGTGATCGAGTTCATGCGGACCGGGCCGCCCGGGGCCGCCGTGACCGATTGCGTCGTCTCCTGGCGTCCGGCGGGAGAGCGGATCCATGGCTTCGACATCCGCTACTGA
- the ligA gene encoding NAD-dependent DNA ligase LigA has product MKNNRTPWFDVPVGELTEEQAASELMELAESIARHDRLYHGKDQPVITDAEYDALRRRNDAIESRFPHLVLPDSPTRRVGAEPAAGFRKIRHAVPMTSLENALTLDQMRKFLEGIRNFIRELNNADVPIELVGEPKIDGLSCSLRYEKGHLALGLTRGNGIEGEDVTANVKTIEEIPRRLHGKGWPDVLEVRGEVYMSDEDFLRLNEQQESAGGKPFANPRNAAAGGLRQLDPDVTAHRPLRFFAYAWGEVSAPIAETQWEARKKLAAWGFRLNEPSGLVNVVDSDYSGLSGYYEKVHVRRSSLGFSVDGVVMKVNRLDWQDRLGYDSRSPRWAIAWKFPPEQAMTVIREIVVQIGRLGRATPVANLAPVNVGGVLVSRATLHNQDEIARKDAREGDTVVIQRAGDVIPQVVEVVKDRRPAHSRPYPFPTHCPVCGSALAREEDAAETYCTGGLVCQAQVKERLLHFVSRNAFDIEGLGEKNIRLFYENGLLRTPVDIFTLEERDRRSERPLSTWKGWGDTSARNLFDAIHRARIVSLDRFIYALGIRQVGEATARLLARHYRTRENWCRSMEAAADPDSEARKDLLSINGIGESMAEDIVSFFREPQNQEVLDKLCAPRNDGEPQVTVKDFEPLTMASPISGKTVVFTGKLETMSRSEAKVHAERSGANVASSVSKKTDYVVTGPGAGSKEKEARKLGLTILSEREWLDLIGKA; this is encoded by the coding sequence ATGAAGAACAACCGGACGCCATGGTTCGATGTCCCTGTGGGCGAACTGACGGAGGAACAGGCAGCATCCGAATTGATGGAGCTGGCGGAGAGCATCGCCCGTCACGACCGCCTGTACCACGGGAAAGATCAGCCGGTGATCACGGACGCCGAATACGACGCCCTGCGCCGCCGGAACGACGCGATCGAATCCCGCTTCCCGCACCTGGTTCTTCCCGACAGCCCCACCCGCAGGGTGGGTGCGGAACCTGCCGCGGGCTTCAGGAAGATACGCCACGCCGTCCCGATGACCTCGCTGGAAAACGCCCTCACCCTCGATCAGATGCGGAAATTCCTGGAGGGCATTCGAAACTTCATCCGCGAGTTGAACAACGCGGACGTTCCCATCGAACTCGTGGGCGAGCCGAAAATCGACGGCCTGTCCTGTTCGCTTCGCTACGAGAAAGGCCACCTGGCGCTGGGTCTGACGCGAGGCAACGGCATCGAGGGAGAGGACGTGACCGCGAACGTGAAGACCATCGAGGAAATCCCGCGCAGGTTGCATGGGAAAGGGTGGCCGGATGTGTTGGAGGTGCGCGGCGAAGTATACATGTCGGACGAGGACTTCCTCCGGCTGAACGAACAACAGGAGTCGGCGGGCGGGAAACCGTTCGCCAACCCCCGTAATGCCGCTGCGGGCGGCTTGCGCCAACTGGATCCGGATGTAACCGCGCATCGTCCCCTGCGCTTCTTCGCCTACGCATGGGGGGAGGTTTCCGCACCCATCGCGGAAACACAATGGGAAGCCCGAAAAAAGCTGGCGGCGTGGGGGTTCAGGCTCAATGAACCTTCCGGCCTGGTCAACGTGGTCGATTCCGATTACTCGGGCCTATCCGGCTACTATGAGAAGGTTCACGTCCGCCGTTCCTCGCTCGGCTTCTCCGTCGACGGCGTGGTGATGAAGGTCAACCGCCTCGATTGGCAGGACCGTTTGGGGTACGACAGCCGTTCTCCACGCTGGGCGATCGCCTGGAAGTTTCCCCCCGAGCAGGCGATGACCGTCATCCGGGAGATCGTGGTCCAGATCGGCCGCCTGGGGAGAGCGACCCCTGTGGCGAATCTTGCCCCGGTCAATGTGGGCGGAGTGCTCGTATCCCGGGCCACGTTGCACAACCAGGACGAGATTGCGCGGAAAGATGCCCGCGAGGGCGACACGGTCGTCATCCAGCGCGCGGGCGATGTGATTCCACAGGTCGTCGAGGTGGTGAAGGATCGTCGCCCGGCGCACAGCCGCCCGTATCCCTTTCCTACCCATTGCCCGGTATGCGGCAGCGCGCTTGCCCGGGAGGAAGACGCCGCCGAGACGTACTGCACCGGCGGGCTAGTTTGCCAAGCGCAAGTCAAGGAACGGCTGCTGCATTTCGTCTCGAGGAACGCCTTCGACATCGAAGGATTGGGCGAGAAGAACATCCGGTTGTTCTATGAGAATGGGTTGCTTCGAACCCCCGTCGATATTTTCACCTTGGAGGAACGGGATCGTCGCAGTGAACGGCCGTTGTCCACGTGGAAAGGCTGGGGAGACACTTCCGCGCGCAACCTGTTCGATGCCATTCACCGCGCTCGAATCGTTTCGCTGGATCGATTCATATACGCGTTGGGTATCCGCCAGGTCGGGGAGGCGACCGCCAGGTTGCTGGCTCGCCACTACCGGACACGAGAGAATTGGTGCCGGTCCATGGAGGCGGCGGCCGATCCGGATTCGGAGGCCAGGAAAGACCTGCTTTCGATCAACGGTATCGGGGAGAGCATGGCGGAGGATATCGTATCGTTCTTCCGCGAACCGCAGAACCAGGAGGTCCTGGACAAACTGTGCGCTCCCCGGAACGACGGCGAACCACAGGTGACGGTCAAGGATTTCGAACCCTTGACCATGGCAAGTCCGATTTCGGGAAAAACCGTCGTGTTTACGGGAAAGCTGGAAACGATGTCCAGATCGGAAGCGAAGGTTCACGCCGAACGATCCGGGGCGAACGTGGCCAGTTCGGTGTCGAAGAAGACCGACTACGTCGTGACGGGCCCGGGTGCGGGATCGAAAGAGAAGGAAGCGCGCAAACTGGGCCTGACGATCCTGTCCGAACGCGAATGGCTCGATCTGATCGGGAAGGCGTAA
- a CDS encoding phosphoglycerate kinase, with protein MKIRTIDQLDLSGKRTLIRVDFNVPMDKTGKVTDDTRLQAALPTIRLAIERGAKTILVSHLGRPKGKRLPEMSLAPVAPCLSRLLGRPVAFAQDCVGEPAEKAVAAMKAGDVLLLENVRYEAGEEKNDEELGKRLAALCDVYVNDAFATAHRGHSSNVAIVKFVKERAAGLLMKNEIAYFEKALVSPARPLAAIFGGAKISGKIEAINNVLDKVDMILIGGAMANTFLAALGYGIGKSLYEAEMVDTAKRVLAGAAERKVRLHLPVDVVVAERLEASAPVRTVPAREIPDGMMALDIGPATCALFREALRDAKTIVWNGPMGAFETAPFAAGTQAVMRALAESNALTIVGGGDTDTALHKAGLFSRMSYVSTGGGAFLELLEGKHLPGIAALEEE; from the coding sequence ATGAAAATCCGCACGATCGACCAGCTGGACCTCTCCGGGAAAAGGACGCTCATCCGCGTCGATTTCAACGTGCCGATGGACAAGACCGGGAAGGTGACGGACGACACGCGTCTCCAGGCGGCGCTTCCCACGATCCGGCTGGCGATCGAGCGGGGGGCGAAGACGATCCTGGTCTCCCACCTCGGGCGTCCCAAGGGGAAACGGCTGCCGGAGATGAGCCTGGCGCCGGTCGCGCCGTGCCTGTCCCGGCTGCTCGGGCGGCCGGTCGCGTTCGCGCAGGATTGCGTGGGCGAGCCGGCGGAGAAGGCCGTGGCCGCGATGAAGGCGGGGGACGTCCTGCTCCTCGAAAACGTGCGCTATGAGGCGGGGGAGGAGAAGAACGACGAGGAGCTGGGCAAACGGCTTGCCGCCCTCTGCGACGTCTACGTCAACGACGCATTCGCCACGGCGCATCGGGGACACTCCTCCAACGTGGCCATCGTAAAGTTCGTGAAGGAGCGCGCGGCCGGCCTCCTGATGAAGAACGAGATCGCCTATTTCGAGAAGGCGCTCGTCTCCCCCGCCCGCCCGCTGGCGGCGATCTTCGGCGGGGCGAAGATCTCCGGAAAGATCGAGGCGATCAACAACGTCCTCGACAAGGTGGACATGATCCTGATCGGCGGTGCGATGGCGAACACGTTCCTCGCCGCGCTCGGGTACGGGATCGGGAAATCGCTCTACGAGGCCGAGATGGTCGACACGGCGAAGCGGGTTCTCGCCGGGGCGGCGGAGCGGAAGGTCCGGCTCCACCTGCCGGTCGACGTGGTCGTGGCCGAGCGGCTCGAGGCGTCCGCCCCGGTCCGGACCGTGCCGGCGCGGGAGATCCCCGACGGGATGATGGCGCTCGACATCGGCCCCGCGACGTGCGCATTGTTTCGCGAGGCGCTTCGGGACGCGAAGACGATCGTGTGGAACGGCCCGATGGGGGCCTTCGAAACCGCGCCGTTCGCGGCGGGGACGCAGGCGGTGATGCGGGCGCTGGCGGAGAGCAACGCGCTGACGATCGTCGGCGGAGGCGACACCGACACCGCCCTTCACAAGGCGGGGCTCTTCTCCCGGATGTCGTACGTCTCCACGGGCGGCGGCGCCTTCCTCGAACTGCTCGAGGGGAAGCACCTCCCGGGGATCGCGGCGCTGGAGGAGGAGTAG
- a CDS encoding CPBP family intramembrane metalloprotease — protein sequence MKKPFPVKPLLVFVAVIAAVRLSLSVPPGRFLSPSLLAAALFLYAPLPRYWRLGFPAWARAAAPVRSVTYFALLAGAGALAFFLFVRLPLPPAISPYGGTVPLTAAIAAHHLLLVALPEEVFFRGYLYDAFEEAGREPVLPVALLFAIGHFVISPVPFRLLTFFPALLLGWGRKRSGNVYVPTAVHFLYNLFPSLIGGAP from the coding sequence ATGAAGAAACCGTTTCCGGTGAAGCCGTTGCTGGTCTTCGTCGCCGTGATCGCGGCGGTGCGGCTCTCCCTGTCCGTCCCGCCCGGGCGGTTTCTTTCCCCGTCGCTTCTCGCCGCCGCCCTCTTTCTCTATGCCCCCCTCCCCCGGTATTGGCGCCTCGGTTTCCCGGCGTGGGCGCGCGCGGCGGCCCCCGTCAGGAGCGTAACGTATTTCGCGCTGCTCGCCGGCGCGGGGGCGCTCGCCTTCTTCCTGTTCGTGCGGCTTCCCCTGCCCCCGGCGATCTCCCCGTACGGGGGGACCGTTCCCCTGACGGCGGCGATCGCCGCCCATCATCTGCTGCTGGTCGCCCTGCCCGAGGAGGTCTTCTTCCGGGGGTACCTCTACGATGCCTTCGAGGAGGCGGGGCGGGAACCGGTGCTGCCCGTCGCCCTGCTCTTCGCCATCGGCCACTTCGTGATCTCCCCGGTCCCGTTCCGGCTGCTGACCTTCTTCCCTGCGCTCCTCCTCGGGTGGGGAAGAAAGAGATCGGGGAACGTGTACGTCCCGACGGCCGTCCACTTCCTGTACAACCTCTTCCCGTCACTGATCGGGGGGGCTCCATGA